ATGCCGCTGACTCGACATTTCCTAGTAAGCAAGTATAGACCTTTCGCTTCAACCGATCGATTGTCTCGACCGTTCCATCTTCTGTATTACCTACTTCACTGCGAAGTTGATCTAGCCAGTTACTGGCAGTCTTGAGCTGCGACAGTGTAACTGCAATCAGCCCGTCAGAGTCCTTCGAATTCCCTCCAGATCGATCCTTGGTACTCTTTTTAACTCGGGCCTCTAACTTAAAGCCGGTTTCTAAGGCGCCTTCCAAGAAATTTAAGAACCACGACCGCGACTCCTCCCTGAGAGTGGACCAAATTTCTTGGATCTCCTTGGAACCGTCCCCTCGCGCCCACTCAATCTTTTCGTTCGTGCACGGTTCCTCGAATTGTTTTGAAGAATTCGCACCTGCTTTTTTGTGGGAGGTCGAAGTTTTCTTGGCAGAATTCTCCTTGTCTGATGGCACTTGTTTAGGGATGTCGGGGGCGTATTCTTTCCAACTGACGATGTTTGGTTGATTTATAAGCCGACATAGTTGGAAGAACTTAGTAAGAGATTCATGGGGGTTCTCCTCGGTCGCAGATTTACGGAGATCAGCAAATATGCTGGAAAAACAACCAGAAAAgattaacaaaaaaagaagaaaatcctGTTTCTCAAACTCACAAGTATATTCGGCAGATTTGTATTCCTATATATCCACTCATGTGGTACTTCATCATACGATTCATATAAGATCCGTCTGTCTAGATATCATTATATGCATCTTGCTCAACCAAAGAAGAGGTGTTCTTTGTTGATCTTGGAAAATCTAACCAAAACCTTAACATGTACAATTTTACGATGTTGttagattcttttctttttgatatTTGTTCGGTTGTGTCCATATCTCACCAAAGTCCCTTAACAAGGGATGAAGCTGCAGTTGCTTCTCTTTGCGCCTCAGCTGCTACTACAAGAGCCAGGTTTTTCCTTCTCACAATGCCCTGTTAAGATACCAGAAAAGTTAGGAAACAAAGGGTATGTAAAAGAGAGACATATTCTCTGATCGAATCAACGGCAACCAAGATATGCAGAGTTTATCTAAACATACCTTGCCAGGTTTGATTAGGCTATTCGGAAGGGAGTCCCAAGGGATGTTATCGACAACTCTCCTTTTACTGCTAGATGCGGATGAGATCGACTTGGATGGCGATGTCTGCTTCGCAGCAGAAGCAGGCTTCGCAGATGAGCTCTTGGTGGTTGTTTTCGCATCTTTCTGACCATCCTTGGAAGCTTCTTGCTTTGTCAAAACTGAACTATTCTGACTAGGCGACGTTGTGTTTGGCCGTTCCTGTAACACTAGCAGCAAATGTAATCATCAATCGTCTCAGAGAACAATCTTATGAATCAAAAATCCTTGGACACAACTCATACCCGATGTTTCGTTTTGCGACTACATAACACAACATAAATATATGCATAGTTAGGGTCTAATTACAAATTTAGTCTCCGATTTTCAAGGACGCCAAGAGTATGATGAAAAGAACAAcaaaacatttaaaataaacttgCTTATCGGAATCATGTCATTGTTCATCAGGAACACGCGCTGCGACCGTATAAGCATACCTGAGATCTAAGCTCTTGTTTGGCCTTCAAAGGAGTGGCCCTCTTGTTCACTTCGGGACTGCCCCCCCTTCCATTAACTTTATCAGCATCAGCATTAGACTCAAAAATACCGCTTTTCGCGTTATTACTTGAAATTCCCTGCATGTAGCGCGAAGCAACCACAACCTTCTCCTCCTTAATAACTACTCTTCTTTGAGGATTTTCCTTCTCCCCCTCAGCCGAGTCACTTGATTTGCTACTCCTCTTTTCATTATCCACTCCCTCAAGAGTACCAGAAGGAACAGACATATGCATTAGATCCTTTGGGTTCCCGACACACGGATTCCTACCCGGCACGGGCCGCACGCCAACAAGGACCGGAACAGGGATTCTGGGCTCGACTTTGTCGACATAGATGAATTGTCCGAGTTGTAGTTTGTTAGACAATATGAGCTCATTATCATCTTTAGATAGAGAAACGTACGTCGAATGCAAAGAATCCGACACCTTTATGAAGAAGCCGTGGTCTGGGTATAGCTCGGAGCCGGTTAGGGCGGGCACGATGCTGATAACTTGCAGAAGGATGGACCGGTATTCTCCGCAAACTTTTACATTAGAGTTTATGTTCTTCAGAAGCTTTATAAGAATTCCCGGAGTAAGCGACGCCATTTTCGTCCTGGGCTCGTCTGCTTACTGCTGAAGATAGCGAGCTACATGTTAATATCATAGAAAGTATCTCAAATCTGAGTAAATCAGAGAAACCACCTGCAATTCTGTTCTTTTTTCTTCGTGGCAAAAGATGTCTTGTATAATAGGTTGATCTACTTTAATTTGAGATAATCCGCAAAATCATGTAAGGTGCACAAAGTAAACAAAAACATAATGCAGGAGAGAAGAAATAGATAGATAGCTACATTTAGCCATCTCAGATTCAACTTAAGCTATTTGCcgagaaaaacaaaagattagCAGCTGCTGCTGAGCGGAATTTTGCTGACGAAAATTCGACGAGAGCCTAGACAGAGGAAAAGAACAGGTTGCGAAATCGTCCAAGTGCCAGAATAATGTTTGGTTTCCGAACAGGCTTTTGATTCCAGAACACTTATGTAAGTTTAGAGGAAATAACAGAACAGCAGCAGATTAAGAAAGCATCCGAGGGGCCAAAATAATGGTCAGTTTTCTGATGAGATTTTCCTTTTACAGCAAATTTGAGAGCAAACATGAGATTAACAACAAGCCCACAATTTATATCTCTTTGAAATACGAATAAGAAGTGGCACCAAAAGAATTCATATAGAAGATacaatttcctttttcttttgccaACACATCTTCGACAAAGAAAGGCAAAACTACAACAACAAATATAAATTCATCATCGAAACAATAATTCCGTTGCAATTCACGGCGAGGCGATCTGGTCATTCGGTTCGAAATTTATTATCTAGAGTTGGAACGGTGAATTACGAATCGGAGAAAAGTTCAGATGATTCCGcggcattttttttcttcttaagaaatttgttaaaaaaaggaaaggaaacaTACCTGTGGGAAGGAGAGAGGTTTTGGGTGGAGTGTTTGGGGGGAGAGGAGTTGGGAGGAGTTCCACATCTAAAAGAAGTTTTTTTGGACTACGTGctcatatatttattatttattatttattattattattattattatatttgaatttccTTGGCCGGCACGGAACGTGAGGAGAGCACCGAACCGGTATACCGTGGCTTTCAAGAGAGGAATTCCCTCTCCACCTCCGTCAAGTGAAATTACTAAAACGCCCCTTCCGCATTCCACTGCACACTTTATCGCTTTTGGGAGACCTTTTCTGGACAGGTGGAAAAGTCGGGAACGTCGGCCTCTTGCAGACGAAGGAagaagttattttaaaaaagtttaacgGTTTCGCGGGCAGGTACGTTACGTACACAACATTTAATATGATTTGATTGTTCTTTTCACTATAATTTATggccaatttacataaaaaattcaatagttTTAGCGATTTGTAAAAATAGGTCTTTTTTTGACTATGCAGATTCAgaccgaattttcagcaaactgactaaaatatttctatacctttgtctctctcctttttttttaatttctttctctttccagaaagcgggacttttttttttttccctctccgaccCTTCTCTCCAGCCTTCGACAACGACGCCTATTTCACCCTCTTTCGTCATTCTCGTCTTTTCCCTCTCCCTTCTacttcgcctcctccgccgccttcaaCGAGGAGGCATCTTCGCCGACATCGGTGCTGCTGAGGTCACTGCGGCGGCGCAGCCTCGCAGCAGGAGATCTTTAGCTgcgtcgccgccggcgccgtggccgttggcggagaggcgtgatagaaaaaaaattatagaaaaaaaaagaaaaataaaaaagacaaaaaattatataaaagagaagaagatgatgaaattgcacttacactattaaaataatttattctgcACAACTTTAGTTTgaaattagatatatattttttgtttcttgtgatctatattatttaattttatataaaaatctcGCCTTGTTATGGTTATGACTATGgttatagtgttttttttttttttttttttttttttgtaaatagcaAATTGGTAGGTCAAATTTAACTTCCCGtaccagaatttttttttaaaaaaaggatagcaattcctttttctttctggCGCAAAATTACTAGCACGTtcaattactattttgccaatttaactaaaaaacccatttctaatcattttaataaaagatGATACTTCTTTTtagtttcaaaaataaaaaaccttcAACCAACTTTCAATTTTCAGAATTATACGGGTTCTACAAAATTTAGTGTTGATATATGATATTAGATGATTAATTTGTAATTCTTATAGGAGAATATAGTTGCATTTTATAATTACGCATCATTGTCATATATCGTTGGGAGAACTTagtcctcaatttttttttttttttaaataaaagctaAGTCtacgaaaaattttgaaaaaaaaaaataaaaatccctgTTGGGTGCAGGGGAGGGGTATTATGGTAATTTGAGTTAGGCAGGTTAGACGT
Above is a genomic segment from Ananas comosus cultivar F153 linkage group 15, ASM154086v1, whole genome shotgun sequence containing:
- the LOC109721740 gene encoding uncharacterized protein LOC109721740: MASLTPGILIKLLKNINSNVKVCGEYRSILLQVISIVPALTGSELYPDHGFFIKVSDSLHSTYVSLSKDDNELILSNKLQLGQFIYVDKVEPRIPVPVLVGVRPVPGRNPCVGNPKDLMHMSVPSGTLEGVDNEKRSSKSSDSAEGEKENPQRRVVIKEEKVVVASRYMQGISSNNAKSGIFESNADADKVNGRGGSPEVNKRATPLKAKQELRSQERPNTTSPSQNSSVLTKQEASKDGQKDAKTTTKSSSAKPASAAKQTSPSKSISSASSSKRRVVDNIPWDSLPNSLIKPGKGIVRRKNLALVVAAEAQREATAASSLVKGLCIFADLRKSATEENPHESLTKFFQLCRLINQPNIVSWKEYAPDIPKQVPSDKENSAKKTSTSHKKAGANSSKQFEEPCTNEKIEWARGDGSKEIQEIWSTLREESRSWFLNFLEGALETGFKLEARVKKSTKDRSGGNSKDSDGLIAVTLSQLKTASNWLDQLRSEVGNTEDGTVETIDRLKRKVYTCLLGNVESAASALESRTAC